CCCATTCCTGAGGGCGTTCGGCCCATTCGTCGAGGAGCGGATGCTGGATCGAGCGCACCACGGCGCCCGGCCACAACCGCCCGAGCACGTCGTCGTAGAACTTGCTGGCCACGGTCTGACTGCCCAGCGCGTTGAGGATCACGTCCTTGGAGCGACCGCGGGAGCGCGCTTCGGGGGTGGCCAGGAATCGGGTGCCGATCAAAGCCCCCTGCGCGCCCAGCATGAGCACGGCCGCGACGCCGCGCCCGTCGGCGATGCCGCCCGCGGCCACGACCGGGGTGCCGCCGACCACGTCGACGACCTGGGGTACAAGCGGCAAGGTGGACATCCTGCCGACGTGGCCGCCGCCCTCCGTGCCCTGCGCGACGATGACGTCGGCGCCGTCGGCCGCGACCTGGCCTGCCTCCTCCGGCGTGTTCACCATGTGGACGACCTTGATCCCGGCCTCATGCGCTTGGTAGGTCAGCTCGGCCGCCCGCCCCCAGGCGAGCGAGAGCACCGGCACGCGCTGGGCGAGCGTCATCTCGACGGCGGCGGCGTCGAGATGGCAGACCACGTGGTTGACGCCGAACGGGCGCGAGGTGAGCTCTCGGACGCTGCGAATCTCGCGGCGCAGCTCGTCGAGTGAGCGGCCGAGGCCGCCGATGATGCCGAGGCCGCCGGCGTTGCTCACGGCGGCCACCAGTTCGGGGGTCGTGTTGGTGGCCATCCCCGCCTGGAGGATCGGGAATTCGATGACGAGGAGGTCGCACAGTTGGGTGTGGAGACGGGCCATGCTCCCGACAAGGATAGGTTCGGGCGGCAGACGAGGGCGGGGGCGAGGGGTCGCGCGCGTCACTTATATACCGGTAGGTCAAAGAGGTCACCGCGGTCACGGCCTCGCGCCGGCTCCCGGCAAGGACCGGAGCCGTCTGACGTTGGACTCCTCATGCTCAGCGATGGGCCGGCTGAACCGGCGCCCGGAGTACGAACTGTCGTTCGTCGTCAGGCCCTCTGGGGGACCGCAACCTCGTATTCGGGTCGAGTTGGGCCGGGGGGGCGCGCCAGGCCGTTAAGTGGGGCGGAAGCCAAAGCCCCAGGGTTGACGCGCCGGACGGAGGTCTGCTAGGGTGACGCCCGTCTCTGGGGAGCCCAACCACAGCCGGGCGGGTTCGCTGTTCACGGGGTAGATTTATTGAGAATCCATCGATATTTAACGCATGCTGTCGTGCTCGCCGTGGCGGTCGCGATCTCCAGCTATGCGTCGATGGATCGCCACTTCCCCTCGTCCCTGACGGCTCGGCTGGGCGCCGTGAATGCCGAGGCGGTGGCTGTGACCGAGGGCGGCACCGTGGGCGACGTATCGCTCGGCCGGTACAGCACGATCATCAAGCCGGTCGCCATCCCGACCTCCGCACCGATCAGCCACAGCCCGTTCGTCTACACCGTGGCCGCCGGTGAAAACCTCGCGGCGATCGCGGCCAAGTTCCACGTCACCGTGAGCCAGATCCGGTGGTCGAACTCCAACCTGATCTCCACCGACTCGGTTTCCACCGGCGCCCAGGTCGTGATTCCGCCGGTGCCGGGAGTCGTCGTCACCGCCAAGGCGAGCGATACGCTGGCCGGCCTGGCCACCAAGTACCAGGTCGACCCGCAGGTCATCCTCGACTTCAACCGGCTGCGCAGCTCGCAGCTCACGGCCGGCGCGGTCCTGGTCATCCCGGACGGCGTCGGCGGCGCCTTCCCGCCGCCTCCCGCCCTGTGGCAGCTGCTCGCGCGCACCGGTTCGGGCCAGCCGTTCTCAGCCCACGTCGTCGGCTGCTGCCTCGGCCCTTACCCGGCCACCGGCTTCCCGGCCGGCTGGTGCACCTGGTACGTCGCGACCAAGCGCAACGTGACCTGGCGCGGAGATGCCGGTTACTGGTACGCCAATGCCGCAGCCCAGGGCTACCCGGTCGGCCCCACGCCCAGGGTGGGCTCGATCATGGTCACCTGGGAGAGCTGGGCGGGCCACGTGGCCTACGTCGAGAGCGTGAATCCAGACGGCTCGTGGGTCGTGTCCGAGATGAACTGGCTCGCTTTCAACGTGATCGACGAGCGGACCATCAAACCGGGTCAGCTCGGCAGCAAGCTGGTCGGCTTCATCTACTAACCGAAAGCCTCGGCCGGCTGCGCCGGGCGCGCCGCCCACTCGTCCTCCATCGCCTGGATGTCCGGCCGAACCGTGCGCAAGCCGGTGGCGGCGATCACGGCCGCGACGACGAGCAGGGTCGGCGAGGTGATCAGCAGCGCCGTCTGAAGGCTGCCGATACGGTCGGAAAGGAATCCGATGTCGAACGTCGAGTGCGAGTCGCCGAAGACGTGGGACACGAACAGCAGCATCGTCACTCCGCTGCCGCGCAGCGCGGGCGAGACCACGTTCTGCGAGACGGCGGTGAACGGTCCGGCATGC
Above is a window of bacterium DNA encoding:
- a CDS encoding LysM peptidoglycan-binding domain-containing protein; its protein translation is MLAVAVAISSYASMDRHFPSSLTARLGAVNAEAVAVTEGGTVGDVSLGRYSTIIKPVAIPTSAPISHSPFVYTVAAGENLAAIAAKFHVTVSQIRWSNSNLISTDSVSTGAQVVIPPVPGVVVTAKASDTLAGLATKYQVDPQVILDFNRLRSSQLTAGAVLVIPDGVGGAFPPPPALWQLLARTGSGQPFSAHVVGCCLGPYPATGFPAGWCTWYVATKRNVTWRGDAGYWYANAAAQGYPVGPTPRVGSIMVTWESWAGHVAYVESVNPDGSWVVSEMNWLAFNVIDERTIKPGQLGSKLVGFIY
- a CDS encoding nitronate monooxygenase; the encoded protein is MARLHTQLCDLLVIEFPILQAGMATNTTPELVAAVSNAGGLGIIGGLGRSLDELRREIRSVRELTSRPFGVNHVVCHLDAAAVEMTLAQRVPVLSLAWGRAAELTYQAHEAGIKVVHMVNTPEEAGQVAADGADVIVAQGTEGGGHVGRMSTLPLVPQVVDVVGGTPVVAAGGIADGRGVAAVLMLGAQGALIGTRFLATPEARSRGRSKDVILNALGSQTVASKFYDDVLGRLWPGAVVRSIQHPLLDEWAERPQEWALAADQLRPSLEAAVAAGDFVLAGESSGLVHDIVPAGELVARIAREAEALLG